The Acinetobacter wuhouensis genome includes the window TGATCATTATGTAATCTTTTGTAAATTCACATTGAAAAATATATTGTCTTTATGACACTATATATGTATAGGCAGTTAACCACCATAGAGAGATATGAAAATGTCTATTCAAATCAAAGATACAAATAACAATATCATTCCTGTGCAATGCATGCAGTTTGCAGGCGGTGAACGCCATGTACAAGTTGATGCAGAAATTTTAAAAACACTGACAGACTGCGTGCATGTTCAAGCCAAAATCAGCAACAGTCAGGATTTAATGGATTATCTTTTGCTTGAAAATGTATTGCTCAATCAAGGTTTAAGCATCGATTTGGAAATCCCCTACTTCCCTTATGCACGTCAGGATCGCATCTGTGCAACAGGACAGGCTTTTTCCTTAGACATCATGACCAAGTTGCTGAATCTCAATGCTGAACAGTTTCCACAGCAACGCCGTTCAATCACCGTTTGGGATGCGCACAGTGTAGTAACTGAAAAATTACTGCATGAAAATACCCATTTTCTAAATATCGAAAATGTGCAATCGAGCGATATTATTTTACAAAGCAAGGCATTAACCGAAATTTTAAAGGCTGAAAATACGGTGTTGATCTGTCCTGATGCAGGGGCAAAAAATCGTACTCAACACATTGCAAATGTCATCAATGATTTAAGACAGCGTGAAATTGAGATTATTTATTGCGATAAAAAACGTAATCCTGAAACAGGGAAAATCATGAACTCACATGTCAATGCTACGGATTTAACAGGCAAAGTTGCGGTAATTACCGATGATATCTGTGATGGTGGTGCAACCTTTAAAGGCATTGCCGAAGAATTAAAAAAGCTGAATTGCGAACATGTGGTGCTCTATGTCACGCACGGCATTTTCAGTAAAGGCTTTCAGGTTTTTGAAGGATTGGTTGATCAGATTTTTACTACGAATAGCATCAAGCAAACTGAACATGAAAAGCTGACTGTTATTAACTTTTCAACAAAATAATACAACGAATAATATTGGAGATATAAAATGAGCTTAAAAATTAATCCATTAAATGCTATCGACTTTTATAAAGCAGACCACAGACGCCAATACCCTGTCGGAACTGAATATGTCTATGCTAACTTCACGCCACGTTCATCACGTTTAGCCAATATGTTGCCTGATTTTGATGACAAAATCGTGTTCTTCGGGCTACAAGGTTTTATCAAACATTTTTTAATAGAAACATGGAATGAAGGCTTTTTCCAACAGGATAAAAACAAAGTCGTATCTAACTATAAGCGCCGTATGGACAATGCATTGGGCGAAGGTGCGATTCCTGTCGATCACATTGAGGCTTTATATGACTTAGGCTATTTACCGATTAAAATTAAAGCCTTAACTGAAGGCAGCCGAGTCAATATGAAAGTACCTGTATTGACCATTGTAAATACGTTGCCTAAGTTCTTTTGGCTGACCAATTATTTAGAAACAGTGTTGAGTGCAGAACTTTGGAAGAGTTGTACTACAGCAAGCATTGCTTTTGAATACAAACGCTTATTGACTGAATATGCAATAAAAACAGGCGCACCGCTCGATTTTATTCCTGTGCAAGGACATGATTTTAGTAGCCGTGGCATGAGTGGTATTTATGATGCAACGCAAAATGGTGTGGGTCACTTAACAAGCTTCATCGGTACAGATGCAGTATCTGCGATTGATTATGCGGAAGAATATTATAATGCTGATGGCATCATAGGCGTATCCGTACCTGCAACTGAACATAGCGTCATGTGTATGGGCAGTGAGGACAATGAAATTGATACCTTCCGCCGACTCATCACGGTGCTTTATCCATCAGGTGTGGTCAGTATCGTGTCGGATACATGGGATTTTTGGCGTGTGATTACTGAATTTACAGTTGAACTCAAAGCTGAAATCCTTGCTCGCCAACCGAATGCTTTAGGTTTAGCAAAATTAGTGTTCCGTCCTGATTCAGGTGATCCTGTAAAAATCATTTGTGGCGATCCTGAGGCTAAAGTCGGTAGCCCTGCATTTAAAGGTGCTGTGGAATGTTTATGGGAAATCTTTGGCGGTACGACTACAGACAAAGGCTATAAAGTTTTAAATGAACGTGTTGGCTTAATTTATGGTGATTCGATCACTTTAGACCGAGCTTTACGGATTTTAAAAGGCTTGGAAGCCAAAGGTTTTGCATCGAATAATTTGGTCTTTGGGATTGGTAGTTATACCTATAACTATCTGACTCGTGACACTTTTGGTTTTGCAGTTAAAGCGACTTGGGGACAGGTGAATGGCGTTGCTCGTGAATTGTTTAAAGACCCTGCAACAGATTCGGGTATTAAAAAATCTGCCAAAGGTTTGTTACGTGTTGAAAAGACTGCACATGGTTTTGAATTGTTTGATCAACAAACACTTGAGCAAGAACAACAAGGTGAGTTAAAAACGGTATTTGAAAATGGTCGCCTGATTCGGGAGTGTAGTCTAGATGAGATTCGAGAACGATTAAATTCAAATTTATAACCCAACAATATTGCATTCAGCTTTGCTACAAAAAGCTGAATGCATCAATCAATCTTATTCAAATACACCAGCAAAATAATATGTTCCATTGATTGTATTTGAACCAATTTTCACATTATTAAATGTAAAATTTTGCTTTGAATTATCTACCGTTAAACCAGTACATGCTGTATTTCGATCTCCACAATGATAAATCGTTTCACCTTGAGTTAAAGTCGCACTTAAATGACCTTTAAATTCCTGAATAATAGTAAGATTACCTTGTTCTTTAAAACCTAGTTCATAAAGTTTCTGATCATTTCGCGTATATGCTTGAACATTTGAATTTATCAAAGATAGTTTATTCATATTATTCAAAATTAAATTTGATTGATCAAATGGTACAAATGCATTTGAGCTTAAAATTTTCATCTGATCATTTGAATTTTTGAGTTCCAAACTATTTAAGTTTAGTTGCAATCCCTGAGTTGAGGTAGACCATATTTCATTTGGTAAATCAGTAATTCGATATGTATCAGTATCCGTCGAAATAACGATAGCAATATCATTTTCTGAAGTTGTATTATAAGTTTTAATAATAGTCAGAAATATTGATTTATCGCCATTTTTTAATATTAGACTCCGCTCTGTCCGTAGAACTTGATTTTCATAAGTTGAGTCAACCTCCTCATAACGTTGAATTTGGTATTCATCTTTATCAAATATGATTTTTCCTTGTATTGGTATTGCAGGAAACCGATTACTTTGAAAAATTGGCCAATTGCTTTCTGAATAGTAATTCAGTTTTCCAGATACTGTTACATTTTTTAATTCTGATAAATCTGTAATTTGATGAGATGAATCTCCCATATAAAATTGATTTGGTGCATCCACTAAAGTGACTTGAATTTTCTTTTTTTGATTTAGGTCTGTAATCGAGTATGTGCTATTTGATGAACAATTAAAATTAGGAAAACAAATAACTAATTTAGCTTGATTGATACCTGCCTTAGTATATGCCATTGT containing:
- the prs gene encoding ribose-phosphate diphosphokinase, which codes for MSIQIKDTNNNIIPVQCMQFAGGERHVQVDAEILKTLTDCVHVQAKISNSQDLMDYLLLENVLLNQGLSIDLEIPYFPYARQDRICATGQAFSLDIMTKLLNLNAEQFPQQRRSITVWDAHSVVTEKLLHENTHFLNIENVQSSDIILQSKALTEILKAENTVLICPDAGAKNRTQHIANVINDLRQREIEIIYCDKKRNPETGKIMNSHVNATDLTGKVAVITDDICDGGATFKGIAEELKKLNCEHVVLYVTHGIFSKGFQVFEGLVDQIFTTNSIKQTEHEKLTVINFSTK
- a CDS encoding nicotinate phosphoribosyltransferase; this encodes MSLKINPLNAIDFYKADHRRQYPVGTEYVYANFTPRSSRLANMLPDFDDKIVFFGLQGFIKHFLIETWNEGFFQQDKNKVVSNYKRRMDNALGEGAIPVDHIEALYDLGYLPIKIKALTEGSRVNMKVPVLTIVNTLPKFFWLTNYLETVLSAELWKSCTTASIAFEYKRLLTEYAIKTGAPLDFIPVQGHDFSSRGMSGIYDATQNGVGHLTSFIGTDAVSAIDYAEEYYNADGIIGVSVPATEHSVMCMGSEDNEIDTFRRLITVLYPSGVVSIVSDTWDFWRVITEFTVELKAEILARQPNALGLAKLVFRPDSGDPVKIICGDPEAKVGSPAFKGAVECLWEIFGGTTTDKGYKVLNERVGLIYGDSITLDRALRILKGLEAKGFASNNLVFGIGSYTYNYLTRDTFGFAVKATWGQVNGVARELFKDPATDSGIKKSAKGLLRVEKTAHGFELFDQQTLEQEQQGELKTVFENGRLIRECSLDEIRERLNSNL